DNA from Comamonas serinivorans:
CATCAACACAAAGCCCACGGGCATGGCGGCGTAGATGTAGGCGATGGAGATGTCGGTGGCCGCCGTCGTCTGAAAGCGCGTGGCGTAGACGTACTGCGACGACGCCACCACCATGACGACGAAGAACAGCGCCAGCCCCAGCACGATGAGGCCGCGCACCGTGCGCGCGGCACGGGCGCCGACACTGCGGTGCAGGTTGTCGATGGCCACGTGCCCGCCAAAGCGCAGCACCAAGCCGGCCCCCAGGAACGTGACCCAGATCATCATGTGGCGGGCCACCTCTTCGGCCCAGACGATGGAGTCGCCCGTGGTGTAGCGCAGCACCACGTTGGCGAACACGATGCAGGCCATCGCGGCCAGCAACACGATGAGCAGCCAGCGGTTGGCGGCGACGAGGGCGCGTTCGATTCGGTTGAACATGGACAAGCGGAGAGAACTGTGGGGGTCACCCGAAATCCATCAAATCATGGTGTATGGGTCAGTTTCCGTTATCAACTAAACGGGAACCGCCTCATACCCCAACATGACAGGCCTTTCGGGTGCGCGCCGGATCACTTGGTCGCGGTGATCGCGTCCAGCGTCTTCTGGCCAAACTTCTTGGCGTATTCCTTGTAGGCCGGCTCCAGCGCGGCGCGGAAGGCGGCCTGATCCACCTTGTCCACGACCTGCATGCCGTTCGCGCGGGCTTCTTCCACGCCCTTCTTCTCGACCGCGTCGACGAAGGCGCGCGACGCCAGGGCGCCCTTCTTGGCCCCCTCGGTCAGGGCGGCCTTCTCGCCCTCGCTCAGCTTGCCCCAGAACGCGGGCGACACCAGCAGCGCCACCGGCGCGTAGACGTGCGAGGTCAGCGTCAGGTGCTTTTGCACCTGCCACAGCTTGGCCGAGGCCAGCACCGACACCGGGTTCTCCTGGCCGTCGATCGTGCCCTGCTGCAGCGCGCCGATCACCTCGGGCCAAGACATGGGCGTGGGCGCGGCGCCCAGCGTGCGGAAGGCGGTGATGTGCACCGGGTTCTCGGTCACGCGGATCTTCAGGCCCTTGAGGTCGGCCACGCCCTTGACCGCGTGCTTGTTGTTCGTCAGGTGGCGAAAGCCTTGCTCACCCCAGGCCAGCGCGACCAGGCCGCGCTTTTGAAACTTGGCCAGCAGCTCCTGGCCAAAGGCGCCGTCCAGCACGTGGCGGGCGTGCTGGGTGTCGCGGAACAGGAAGGGGATGTCGACCACGCCGA
Protein-coding regions in this window:
- a CDS encoding TRAP transporter small permease, whose amino-acid sequence is MFNRIERALVAANRWLLIVLLAAMACIVFANVVLRYTTGDSIVWAEEVARHMMIWVTFLGAGLVLRFGGHVAIDNLHRSVGARAARTVRGLIVLGLALFFVVMVVASSQYVYATRFQTTAATDISIAYIYAAMPVGFVLMLVHLLFVARGYIADGRYADSDEMDADAAASI
- a CDS encoding TRAP transporter substrate-binding protein translates to MSVSRRTFSAASALCAATLTLASGTAFAQAKEAKIGYALAVNSHYGAAAQAWADSVEKATGGSVKFKQFASSALGGERELVEGLQLGTVEIAIVSTGALSNFVPDVGVVDIPFLFRDTQHARHVLDGAFGQELLAKFQKRGLVALAWGEQGFRHLTNNKHAVKGVADLKGLKIRVTENPVHITAFRTLGAAPTPMSWPEVIGALQQGTIDGQENPVSVLASAKLWQVQKHLTLTSHVYAPVALLVSPAFWGKLSEGEKAALTEGAKKGALASRAFVDAVEKKGVEEARANGMQVVDKVDQAAFRAALEPAYKEYAKKFGQKTLDAITATK